The following coding sequences lie in one Mycobacterium gordonae genomic window:
- a CDS encoding PPE family protein, protein MNFSVLPPEVNSMRMFSGAGSVPMLEAGAAWNTLAAELDSAAESFSSLTSALAADAWQGPAAQAMMATATPYAGWLSAAAAQASGAAAQAQAVAGAFEAALAATVHPAAVAANRSGLVNLVLSNLFGQNAPAIAAVESLYEEMWAQDVAAMVGYHAEAAAAAAQLVAPAAAALPNFGYGNVGEGNIGFFNKGTLNVGWGNASPNFTPTDPISLFGGIGIGNTGLDNLGAFNTGSVNIGIGNVSPHFVPSNPLSNFGSLGIANNGMQNVGIANVGTGNMGLPVPLLGLLGVGNQGSFNQGLFNTGNHNLGIGLTGDHLVGIGPWHISGTALPAAAAAALPNFGYGNVGEGNIGFFNEGTLNFGLGNVSPNFTPTDPISTFGGFGIGNNGLNNVGLTNIGADNVGAWNNGRLNLGLVNSGVGNSGLPLGALQLLGIGNEGSFNQGLFNTGNHNLGIGLTGDHLVGIGPWHISSTALPAAAGAALPNFGYGNVGEGNIGFFNEGTLNFGLGNVSPNFTPTDPISTFGGFGIGNNGLNNVGLTNIGADNVGAWNNGRLNLGLVNSGVGNSGLPLGALQLLGIGNEGSFNQGLFNTGNHNLGIGLTGDHLVGIGPWHISSTALPAAAAAALPNFGYGNVGEGNIGFFNEGTLNFGLGNVSPNFTPTDPISTFGGFGIGNNGLNNVGLTNIGADNVGAWNNGRLNLGLVNSGVGNSGLPLGALQLLGIGNEGSFNQGLFNTGNHNLGIGLTGDHLVGIGPWHISSTALPAAAAAALPNFGYGNVGEGNIGFFNEGTLNFGLGNVSPNFTPTDPISTFGGFGIGNNGLNNVGLTNIGADNVGAWNNGRLNLGLVNSGVGNSGLPLGALQLLGIGNEGSFNQGLFNTGNHNLGIGLTGDHLVGIGPWHISR, encoded by the coding sequence ATGAACTTTTCGGTGTTGCCCCCCGAGGTCAACTCGATGCGCATGTTCAGTGGAGCCGGCTCCGTGCCGATGCTGGAGGCTGGGGCCGCGTGGAACACGCTGGCTGCAGAGCTCGACTCCGCGGCGGAGTCTTTTTCTTCGTTGACTTCGGCGCTGGCGGCCGATGCCTGGCAGGGGCCGGCAGCTCAAGCGATGATGGCCACCGCTACCCCGTATGCGGGGTGGTTGAGCGCGGCAGCAGCGCAGGCCTCGGGTGCCGCGGCGCAGGCGCAGGCGGTGGCAGGTGCGTTTGAAGCGGCCTTGGCGGCAACGGTGCATCCGGCAGCTGTTGCAGCGAATCGTTCCGGTTTGGTGAACCTCGTGTTGTCCAACCTCTTTGGACAAAACGCGCCCGCAATCGCGGCTGTCGAGAGCCTCTACGAGGAGATGTGGGCTCAGGATGTCGCAGCGATGGTCGGCTATCACGCAGAAGCAGCGGCGGCCGCTGCGCAGCTGGTTGCACCGGCGGCGGCGGCGTTGCCGAACTTCGGTTACGGCAATGTCGGCGAGGGCAATATCGGGTTCTTCAACAAAGGCACGTTGAATGTCGGGTGGGGCAATGCGAGTCCGAACTTCACTCCGACCGACCCGATCAGTTTGTTTGGCGGGATCGGCATCGGCAACACGGGATTGGACAACCTTGGGGCGTTCAACACCGGCAGTGTGAATATCGGGATCGGCAATGTGAGTCCGCACTTCGTTCCGAGCAATCCGTTGAGCAATTTCGGCTCTCTAGGAATCGCCAACAACGGGATGCAGAACGTCGGGATCGCCAATGTCGGTACCGGGAATATGGGTTTGCCGGTCCCGCTGTTGGGTCTTCTTGGCGTGGGCAATCAGGGCAGCTTCAACCAGGGTCTGTTCAATACCGGTAACCACAATCTGGGTATCGGGCTGACCGGGGATCATCTGGTTGGCATCGGCCCGTGGCACATCAGCGGTACTGCGCTGCCGGCCGCGGCGGCGGCGGCGTTGCCGAACTTTGGTTACGGCAATGTCGGTGAGGGCAATATCGGGTTCTTCAACGAGGGCACGTTGAATTTCGGGTTGGGCAATGTGAGTCCGAACTTCACCCCGACCGATCCGATCAGCACCTTCGGTGGGTTCGGTATCGGTAACAATGGCCTCAACAATGTCGGGTTGACCAACATCGGCGCGGACAATGTCGGGGCCTGGAACAACGGCCGCCTCAACTTGGGTCTGGTCAACAGCGGGGTCGGCAACTCCGGTCTGCCGTTGGGTGCGTTGCAGTTGCTGGGCATCGGTAACGAGGGCAGCTTCAACCAGGGTCTGTTCAATACCGGTAACCACAATCTGGGTATCGGGCTGACCGGGGATCATCTGGTTGGCATCGGCCCGTGGCACATCAGCAGTACTGCGCTGCCGGCCGCGGCGGGGGCGGCGTTGCCGAACTTTGGTTACGGCAATGTCGGTGAGGGCAATATCGGGTTCTTCAACGAGGGCACGTTGAATTTCGGGTTGGGCAATGTGAGTCCGAACTTCACCCCGACCGATCCGATCAGCACCTTCGGTGGGTTCGGTATCGGTAACAATGGCCTCAACAATGTCGGGTTGACCAACATCGGCGCGGACAATGTCGGGGCCTGGAACAACGGCCGCCTCAACTTGGGTCTGGTCAACAGCGGGGTCGGCAACTCCGGTCTGCCGTTGGGTGCGTTGCAGTTGCTGGGCATCGGTAACGAGGGCAGCTTCAACCAGGGTCTGTTCAATACCGGTAACCACAATCTGGGTATCGGGCTGACCGGGGATCATCTGGTTGGCATCGGCCCGTGGCACATCAGCAGTACTGCGCTGCCGGCCGCGGCGGCGGCGGCGTTGCCGAACTTTGGTTACGGCAATGTCGGTGAGGGCAATATCGGGTTCTTCAACGAGGGCACGTTGAATTTCGGGTTGGGCAATGTGAGTCCGAACTTCACCCCGACCGATCCGATCAGCACCTTCGGTGGGTTCGGTATCGGTAACAATGGCCTCAACAATGTCGGGTTGACCAACATCGGCGCGGACAATGTCGGGGCCTGGAACAACGGCCGCCTCAACTTGGGTCTGGTCAACAGCGGGGTCGGCAACTCCGGTCTGCCGTTGGGTGCGTTGCAGTTGCTGGGCATCGGTAACGAGGGCAGCTTTAACCAGGGTCTGTTCAATACCGGTAACCACAATCTGGGTATCGGGCTGACCGGGGATCATCTGGTTGGCATCGGCCCGTGGCACATCAGCAGTACTGCGCTGCCGGCCGCGGCGGCGGCGGCGTTGCCGAACTTTGGTTACGGCAATGTCGGTGAGGGCAATATCGGGTTCTTCAACGAGGGCACGTTGAATTTCGGGTTGGGCAATGTGAGTCCGAACTTCACCCCGACCGATCCGATCAGCACCTTCGGTGGGTTCGGTATCGGTAACAATGGCCTCAACAATGTCGGGTTGACCAACATCGGCGCGGACAATGTCGGGGCCTGGAACAACGGCCGCCTCAACTTGGGTCTGGTCAACAGCGGGGTCGGCAACTCCGGTCTGCCGTTGGGTGCGTTGCAGTTGCTGGGCATCGGTAACGAGGGCAGCTTTAACCAGGGTCTGTTCAATACCGGTAACCACAATCTGGGTATCGGGCTGACCGGGGATCATCTGGTTGGCATCGGCCCGTG
- a CDS encoding DUF167 domain-containing protein, which yields MTESVVVKVKPGSRKGPLVEVGADGGLTIYVREQAVDGKANEAVTRLLATHLDVPRSRIELVSGATARLKRFRISR from the coding sequence ATGACGGAGTCGGTCGTCGTCAAGGTCAAGCCGGGCAGCCGTAAGGGCCCGCTTGTCGAGGTCGGGGCAGACGGCGGACTGACCATCTATGTCCGTGAGCAAGCGGTCGACGGCAAAGCCAACGAAGCAGTCACTCGATTACTGGCCACCCACCTTGATGTGCCAAGGAGCCGAATCGAATTGGTGTCCGGAGCCACGGCGCGGCTGAAGCGTTTTCGCATCAGCCGGTGA
- a CDS encoding GGDEF domain-containing protein, whose product MSLIVTIVAGMMDSHATRDFPGTITIAFAFIGLTCPRWSSLAVVPLGVVALVVGGGKQLPADLAKVVLTAIMWVLVAEVPAWLIARLEAQSALLEQIAQTDALTQLLDRSTLGRRLSLHAGESAVVLLDLDHFKRYNDHHGHDAGDELLVAFADALRWSVRKDDIVFRIGGDEFLLMLIGADRREAEQVVRRLRRYWADSGGRVGFSAGIASGEGDLLRLADEHMYAAKRARGLPAD is encoded by the coding sequence GTGTCGTTGATCGTCACGATTGTCGCCGGAATGATGGATTCCCACGCGACCCGCGACTTCCCCGGCACCATCACCATTGCTTTCGCCTTCATCGGCCTCACTTGTCCGCGGTGGTCCTCATTAGCGGTCGTTCCGCTCGGCGTGGTGGCTTTAGTGGTGGGTGGCGGCAAGCAGCTTCCGGCGGACCTGGCGAAGGTGGTCTTGACCGCAATCATGTGGGTGCTGGTCGCCGAGGTTCCGGCTTGGCTCATCGCTCGACTCGAAGCGCAAAGCGCGCTGCTTGAGCAGATCGCACAGACCGACGCGCTCACCCAACTACTCGACCGGAGCACGCTCGGCCGCCGACTATCGTTGCATGCCGGTGAGTCGGCTGTGGTGTTGCTCGACCTCGACCACTTCAAGCGATACAACGACCATCACGGGCACGACGCCGGGGACGAACTCCTCGTCGCGTTCGCCGACGCCCTGCGTTGGTCCGTCCGCAAGGATGACATCGTCTTCCGTATTGGCGGCGACGAGTTCCTGCTCATGCTGATCGGTGCTGACCGTCGTGAGGCCGAGCAGGTTGTCAGGCGGCTCCGGCGCTACTGGGCCGATTCTGGCGGGCGGGTAGGGTTCAGCGCCGGCATCGCCTCTGGTGAAGGCGATTTGCTGCGTCTGGCGGATGAACACATGTATGCGGCCAAGAGGGCTCGTGGGCTGCCGGCCGACTGA
- a CDS encoding cyclic nucleotide-binding domain-containing protein → MKDDDEELQRDIERDVRRLSEFSTFEKFSDADLERLVRSAHHTSQSGPWPLIREQTPSDACFILLSGEAGVYVGTDRVAVVGPGEVIGESALRRGQLRSATVTTIGPSEVLRIDRDDLATLLKELPALRDMMDETAARHVAAAPPAKPKPSHSKLNVAVSAELLDRFEQAAKAAGVGVPAATEDALSQWIEKNSKA, encoded by the coding sequence ATGAAGGACGACGACGAGGAACTGCAGCGCGATATCGAGCGAGATGTCCGTCGCTTGAGCGAATTCAGTACCTTCGAGAAGTTTTCCGATGCTGACCTGGAGCGCCTTGTTCGCTCCGCGCACCACACGTCGCAGTCTGGGCCCTGGCCTTTGATCCGCGAGCAGACGCCGTCGGACGCCTGTTTCATCCTGCTCAGCGGCGAGGCCGGTGTGTATGTCGGTACGGACCGGGTGGCTGTGGTCGGTCCTGGCGAGGTGATTGGCGAATCGGCGCTTCGCCGTGGGCAATTGCGTTCCGCAACCGTCACCACCATCGGCCCGTCCGAGGTGTTGCGTATTGACCGCGATGATCTCGCGACACTGCTGAAGGAGTTGCCCGCGCTCCGGGACATGATGGACGAGACCGCTGCCCGGCACGTGGCGGCCGCTCCGCCGGCCAAGCCCAAGCCGTCGCATTCGAAATTGAACGTCGCTGTTTCGGCCGAGCTGCTCGATCGGTTCGAACAGGCCGCCAAAGCTGCCGGCGTGGGGGTCCCGGCCGCGACAGAGGACGCACTGTCCCAGTGGATCGAAAAGAACAGCAAGGCTTAG
- the murQ gene encoding N-acetylmuramic acid 6-phosphate etherase, which yields MRQQANRAGTLAVDLGKTSCRAAAHGRRAVGPGAPGLAVPGGVLAAESAVRTVARELGPVDEVVVGAAGALAAPDAARALGISLLSSLQATRVTVTSDAVLAHAGALKGQPGVVLVVGTGVVALAIRADGTLRTADGWGPWLGDEGGGAWIGGAGLRAALRASDGRGPATTLLDAARARFGEPQSWPAQFTDAAALAAFAPDVLAATYDATARAIVSAAVEALAAAVRGAGAGPVAMVGGLGEVAALRAGLDVLPAAGDALDGALLLGKIHEPHVIRLQVGAARHALDSLSTEAARPGLHDLDIRPIGEVVALLIRAEGDAHAVVEAAVPQIAAAAEAITARLKGGGRLIYAGSGTPGRLGVLDAAECGPTFGTDLVRGVIAGGPTALTHPIEGAEDAFNPTDFADLAAADALVGITASGRTPYVLGALDYARSLGALTVAVVNNPGSEASAELMIEVLTGAEVLAGSTRLTAGTAQKVVLNALSTSVMIALGKTYGPRMVDVRVTNEKLRRRAVRMIRDAAEVDEDVAAAALDAAGGHVKTAIVALLARVDVTEAATRLNRAGGRLRDALRN from the coding sequence ATGAGGCAGCAAGCCAACCGTGCGGGGACCCTCGCCGTCGACCTCGGCAAGACGTCGTGCCGAGCGGCCGCACATGGTCGTCGGGCTGTTGGGCCAGGTGCACCAGGGCTCGCGGTGCCCGGTGGGGTACTGGCCGCCGAGTCGGCGGTCCGCACCGTCGCCCGCGAACTCGGACCGGTCGACGAGGTGGTCGTCGGTGCGGCCGGGGCACTGGCGGCACCAGATGCGGCGCGTGCGTTGGGCATTTCGCTGCTGAGTTCGCTACAGGCCACTCGCGTCACGGTCACCAGCGACGCTGTGCTTGCGCACGCCGGTGCTCTGAAGGGACAGCCGGGCGTCGTCTTGGTCGTCGGCACCGGCGTCGTAGCGCTCGCCATCAGAGCCGACGGCACCCTGCGTACCGCTGACGGCTGGGGACCATGGTTGGGCGACGAGGGAGGTGGCGCGTGGATCGGCGGCGCAGGGCTGCGGGCTGCGCTGCGCGCCAGCGACGGCCGCGGGCCGGCGACCACCCTCCTGGACGCTGCCCGTGCACGGTTCGGTGAACCGCAGTCCTGGCCGGCACAGTTCACCGATGCAGCCGCCCTGGCAGCGTTCGCGCCCGATGTTCTGGCCGCGACATACGACGCCACCGCGCGGGCGATCGTCAGCGCTGCTGTCGAAGCGCTCGCCGCAGCCGTGCGTGGCGCCGGAGCTGGACCCGTCGCGATGGTCGGCGGACTCGGGGAGGTGGCGGCGTTACGTGCGGGACTCGACGTGCTGCCCGCCGCCGGAGACGCCCTCGATGGTGCTCTGCTGCTGGGAAAGATCCATGAACCGCATGTGATACGCCTGCAAGTGGGCGCCGCCCGACACGCTCTCGACAGCCTCAGCACCGAGGCTGCACGACCCGGCCTGCACGACCTCGACATCCGGCCCATCGGTGAGGTCGTCGCCCTACTCATCCGCGCCGAGGGTGATGCGCACGCCGTGGTTGAAGCCGCGGTCCCGCAGATCGCAGCGGCAGCCGAGGCGATCACCGCCCGACTGAAAGGCGGCGGTCGCCTGATCTATGCCGGGTCAGGGACGCCCGGACGGCTCGGCGTCCTGGACGCAGCCGAATGCGGACCGACGTTCGGCACCGACCTGGTGCGCGGTGTGATCGCCGGCGGGCCAACGGCTTTGACCCATCCGATCGAGGGCGCTGAAGACGCGTTCAACCCGACCGATTTCGCCGATCTAGCTGCCGCCGATGCGCTCGTCGGAATTACTGCCTCGGGCCGCACCCCGTACGTGCTGGGAGCGCTCGACTACGCGCGGTCACTCGGCGCGCTGACCGTCGCTGTCGTCAACAACCCGGGCAGCGAAGCGTCCGCCGAGCTGATGATCGAGGTGCTTACCGGCGCCGAGGTGCTGGCCGGGTCCACGCGTCTCACCGCGGGTACTGCGCAGAAGGTGGTGCTGAACGCTCTCTCGACAAGCGTCATGATCGCACTGGGCAAGACATATGGACCCCGGATGGTCGACGTGCGGGTGACCAACGAAAAGCTGCGACGCCGTGCGGTGCGGATGATCCGCGACGCGGCAGAGGTCGACGAGGATGTCGCGGCGGCTGCTCTGGACGCCGCGGGGGGTCACGTGAAGACCGCGATAGTCGCGCTGTTGGCACGCGTCGACGTCACTGAGGCCGCCACCCGGCTGAACCGGGCGGGTGGACGCCTGCGCGATGCACTCCGCAATTGA
- a CDS encoding glucose-6-phosphate dehydrogenase, with protein MSEQLYDFFGEIFRRYFIPAIDAYPRKGRALVEKLLALTDDVPDRLAQSRSAAAAWGRAEAPNARIASELFVTTQHGLMYAARLTESRRELYYLATPHGLFDPFVDQVDTAEIPHEATVLVDNRLERDLATAHPMDAALRRILDEHLALRVDLPG; from the coding sequence ATGAGCGAGCAACTGTACGACTTCTTCGGCGAGATCTTTCGCCGGTATTTCATCCCCGCTATCGACGCCTATCCGCGGAAGGGCCGCGCTCTTGTCGAGAAGTTACTCGCGCTGACAGACGACGTACCGGACAGGTTGGCGCAGAGCAGGAGCGCCGCAGCCGCGTGGGGGAGGGCAGAGGCACCGAACGCGAGAATCGCTTCAGAGCTCTTCGTCACGACCCAACATGGACTGATGTACGCCGCCCGGTTGACCGAGTCTCGGCGGGAGCTGTATTACTTGGCCACCCCGCACGGGTTGTTCGACCCGTTCGTCGACCAAGTCGACACTGCCGAAATACCCCACGAGGCAACGGTTCTGGTGGACAACAGGTTGGAGCGCGACCTCGCGACAGCTCATCCGATGGACGCGGCGCTACGCCGGATCCTCGATGAACACCTGGCGCTTCGGGTGGATCTGCCTGGCTGA
- a CDS encoding FKBP-type peptidyl-prolyl cis-trans isomerase produces the protein MTACGSPTNTSSSSASSSSISDLYTRPSMAATPAVAGACPTVAPQNGGTPEWTLAGTTGNVAVTGSTDATAPQVTVTAPFSVAQTQVHTLRAGDGPVVSNTARVSVCYMGVNGRDGSVFDTTYERGAPVDFPLTGVVPGFQKAIAGQKVGSTVAVAMTSADGYPEGQPSAGIRPGDTLIFAIKILSASS, from the coding sequence ATGACGGCGTGCGGCTCCCCCACGAATACGTCTTCGTCGTCGGCGAGTTCGTCGTCGATCTCCGATCTGTACACGCGGCCCTCAATGGCGGCCACGCCAGCGGTCGCCGGCGCCTGCCCGACTGTCGCTCCGCAGAACGGCGGCACACCGGAGTGGACGCTGGCCGGAACCACCGGCAACGTTGCCGTCACCGGGTCCACGGACGCGACTGCGCCGCAAGTGACGGTGACTGCACCATTCAGCGTGGCGCAGACTCAGGTGCACACCTTGCGCGCCGGCGATGGGCCGGTCGTCTCGAACACCGCCCGGGTTTCGGTGTGCTACATGGGTGTCAACGGTCGGGACGGGTCGGTGTTCGACACGACTTACGAACGTGGTGCGCCCGTCGATTTTCCGCTGACCGGGGTCGTGCCCGGCTTCCAGAAGGCCATCGCCGGCCAAAAGGTGGGGTCAACCGTCGCGGTTGCCATGACGTCCGCGGATGGCTATCCCGAGGGTCAGCCCAGCGCCGGCATCCGCCCGGGTGACACGCTCATCTTCGCCATCAAGATCCTCAGCGCCTCAAGCTGA
- a CDS encoding class I SAM-dependent methyltransferase, protein MAEQSLWMQKVAADPGHSHWYVERFRSLARAGDDLVGEARLVDALAPRAARILDAGCGPGRLGGYLASVGHQVVGVDVDPVLIEAAEQDHPGPSWLVADLAELDLPAQGIDEPFDVIVSAGNVMTFLAPSTRVAVLARLRAHLAGGGRAVIGFGAGRNYAFGEFLDDVAQAGFTPDLLLSTWDLRPFGDDSEFLVAILR, encoded by the coding sequence ATGGCTGAACAAAGTCTCTGGATGCAGAAGGTCGCAGCGGATCCCGGACACTCGCACTGGTATGTCGAACGCTTTCGCTCCCTGGCGCGCGCCGGTGACGATCTGGTCGGCGAAGCTCGCCTGGTGGATGCGTTGGCCCCTCGCGCCGCCCGTATCCTCGACGCCGGCTGCGGCCCGGGCCGTCTCGGCGGGTATCTGGCGTCGGTCGGCCACCAGGTGGTCGGCGTCGACGTCGACCCGGTTCTGATCGAAGCGGCCGAGCAGGACCATCCCGGTCCGAGCTGGTTGGTAGCCGACCTAGCCGAACTCGACCTGCCCGCCCAGGGCATCGATGAGCCCTTCGACGTCATCGTCTCGGCCGGCAACGTCATGACGTTTCTCGCGCCCAGTACCCGGGTCGCCGTGCTGGCACGATTGCGTGCCCACTTGGCCGGCGGCGGCCGAGCGGTGATCGGCTTCGGCGCCGGTCGCAACTACGCGTTCGGCGAGTTCCTGGACGACGTCGCCCAGGCGGGATTCACACCGGACCTGTTGCTGTCCACCTGGGACTTGCGACCCTTCGGTGACGACTCGGAGTTCCTCGTCGCCATCCTTCGGTGA
- a CDS encoding HugZ family pyridoxamine 5'-phosphate oxidase — MTVRVQGGSGHTPSAAEAARTVAAASNAATLATLTADGDPWASLVAYGLLGGTPVLCVSDLAEHGRNLAGDPRASMSIVSATTDDDPLAGSRVTLAGMVTRPAAREVDAARQAYLDAVPAASSYLDFSDFTLWLFTVQRVRWVGGYGRMASVTGAEYAAASPDAVALGSARAVAHLNADHSQALVAMARAFGGYPDTVSAVCTGIDRYGVYLTVHTGGGKARARVAFPAPLDSADQLRSATADLARAADGG; from the coding sequence GTGACGGTTCGAGTGCAAGGCGGCTCCGGACATACCCCGTCAGCAGCGGAGGCAGCGCGCACCGTCGCTGCCGCCTCGAATGCGGCGACGCTGGCCACGCTGACAGCCGACGGCGACCCGTGGGCGTCGTTAGTGGCTTACGGGCTCCTCGGTGGCACGCCGGTGCTCTGCGTGTCCGACCTTGCCGAGCACGGCCGCAACTTGGCTGGCGACCCGCGGGCAAGCATGTCGATCGTCTCGGCGACCACCGATGACGACCCACTGGCCGGCAGCCGCGTCACCCTGGCCGGGATGGTAACCCGTCCCGCGGCCCGGGAAGTGGACGCGGCTCGGCAGGCATACCTGGACGCCGTGCCGGCCGCCAGTTCGTATCTGGATTTCAGCGACTTCACGCTGTGGCTGTTCACAGTCCAGCGCGTGCGCTGGGTAGGCGGATACGGCCGCATGGCCTCGGTCACCGGTGCTGAATACGCCGCTGCCTCGCCGGATGCGGTAGCGCTTGGGTCGGCCCGCGCCGTCGCGCATCTCAACGCCGACCACTCGCAGGCTTTGGTGGCGATGGCTCGGGCTTTCGGGGGCTATCCGGACACTGTGTCCGCGGTGTGCACCGGCATCGATCGCTACGGCGTGTACCTGACGGTGCACACCGGTGGCGGTAAGGCTCGCGCCCGCGTCGCGTTTCCGGCACCGTTGGACTCGGCCGATCAATTACGTTCGGCGACAGCCGACTTGGCACGCGCTGCGGACGGCGGCTGA
- a CDS encoding cellulose-binding domain-containing protein, translated as MASPVNRVKRWRSALHAAISALMVAVAGFAVTPVAHAAAVAASLRVTSTWQTGFIASFTITNMSMTPLSDWRLDFDMPAGQSVIHTWNSTATQSGTHWVITPANWNRVIAPGGTATGGMRGVLSGTYTAPSNCVFNGQFACT; from the coding sequence ATGGCCAGTCCGGTTAATCGCGTGAAGCGATGGCGCTCAGCGCTGCACGCGGCCATTTCGGCGCTGATGGTTGCGGTCGCCGGGTTCGCCGTGACGCCTGTAGCTCATGCAGCCGCGGTCGCGGCGTCGCTGCGGGTGACATCGACCTGGCAGACCGGATTCATCGCCAGCTTCACAATCACGAACATGAGCATGACGCCGCTGTCGGATTGGAGGCTTGATTTCGACATGCCGGCGGGACAGTCCGTCATACACACCTGGAACAGCACTGCTACCCAATCCGGCACGCACTGGGTCATCACCCCCGCAAACTGGAATCGCGTGATCGCCCCCGGTGGTACGGCTACCGGCGGCATGCGGGGCGTGTTGAGTGGCACGTATACGGCACCGTCGAACTGCGTTTTCAACGGTCAATTTGCCTGCACCTAG
- a CDS encoding NlpC/P60 family protein, whose translation MSATAVHLPGGLARAGIGEFSYPFSCARASLTADFAARDALPQSREPAADWYRTDAASHYLNGGWGPAADTLPTPAIPQDAQCDSTTWKQERIVAAAMRYTYAPGNPLGLQYRHHHIPGWDPPASTYTGAPADNPDTDDPNGPTAWAPGKGLDCSNFAAWVYNYGLGIKFGGDIHRQADGTAGPMGRRISKDASFQPGDLVYLHPNGDAGHASHVVIFIDDQHILDSRVNAQNRIGVQVRDRVGWYREAVLGAWRPIG comes from the coding sequence ATGTCAGCGACCGCCGTCCATTTACCCGGGGGGCTGGCCAGAGCCGGCATCGGCGAGTTTTCCTACCCGTTTTCCTGTGCGCGGGCCTCGTTGACGGCAGATTTCGCCGCCCGCGACGCACTTCCCCAGTCGCGCGAGCCAGCTGCCGATTGGTACCGGACGGACGCTGCGAGCCACTACCTGAACGGCGGGTGGGGACCAGCAGCCGACACGTTGCCGACACCGGCAATCCCCCAAGACGCTCAATGCGATTCCACAACGTGGAAGCAGGAACGGATTGTCGCCGCTGCCATGCGCTACACCTACGCACCCGGCAATCCACTGGGCCTGCAGTACCGTCACCACCACATTCCTGGTTGGGATCCGCCAGCTTCGACATATACCGGTGCGCCCGCCGACAATCCCGATACCGATGACCCGAATGGGCCAACGGCCTGGGCTCCCGGGAAAGGCTTGGACTGCTCGAATTTCGCCGCCTGGGTCTACAACTACGGACTAGGAATCAAGTTCGGCGGCGACATCCACCGGCAAGCGGACGGAACCGCAGGTCCGATGGGCCGGCGCATTTCCAAGGACGCTTCGTTTCAGCCCGGGGATCTGGTCTATCTGCATCCCAACGGAGATGCCGGCCATGCCTCACACGTCGTGATATTCATCGACGACCAACACATCCTTGACAGCCGAGTCAACGCGCAGAATCGGATCGGGGTTCAGGTCCGCGATCGAGTGGGCTGGTACCGGGAAGCTGTTCTCGGTGCGTGGCGACCCATCGGCTGA